In Ailuropoda melanoleuca isolate Jingjing unplaced genomic scaffold, ASM200744v2 unplaced-scaffold71762, whole genome shotgun sequence, the sequence cagaTGACACTGGCCCAGGAAGGGAGCGTCTGGGGCACGATGGCTCCTCTGGGGGCCAGGAGGACGCAGCCAGCAAGCAGTGGGGTGAGATGGGGCAGACGTCACCCTCCTCCTTGGGTGCAGGTGGGGCCGGCCCTCCCGGGACCTCGCTGACCTCTGTGCCGGCCCGTCCCGCAGCGCGGCCCCGCTTCACACAGCCCTCCAAGATGAGGCGCCGGGTGATCGCACGGCCCGTGGGCAGCTCCGTGCGGCTCAAGTGCGTGGCCAGTGGGCACCCGCGGCCCGACATCATGTGGATGAAGGACGACCAGGCCTTGACGGGCTTGGAGGCCGGGGAGCACGGGAAGAAGAAGTGGACGCTGAGTCTGAAGAACCTGCGTCCCGAGGACAGTGGCAAGTACACGTGTCGCGTGTCCAACCGCGCAGGGGCCATCAACGCAACGTACAAGGTGGACGTGATCCGTGagtgccagggctggggggcggggggctggtgGCGCCCAGCGGCGGCGCTGACGTCCGTGTCCCCACGCAGAGCGGACGCGCTCCAAGCCCGTCCTCACGGGCACGCACCCCGTGAACACGACCGTGGACTTTGGGGGCACCACGTCCTTCCAGTGCAAAGTGCGCAGTGACGTGAAGCCGGTGATCCAGTGGCTGAAGCGTGTGGAGTACGGCGCCGAGGGCCGCTACAACTCCACCATCGACGTGGGCGGCCAGAAGTTCGTGGTGCTGCCCACGGGCGACGTGTGGTCGAGGCCCGACGGCTCCTACCTCAATAAGCTGCTTATCGCCCGTGCACGCCAGGACGACGCGGGCATGTACATTTGCCTGGGCGCCAACACCATGGGTTACAGCTTCCGCAGCGCCTTCCTCACTGTGCTGC encodes:
- the LOC100483528 gene encoding fibroblast growth factor receptor-like 1, translated to MADKVVPRQVARLGRTVRLQCPVEGDPPPLTMWTKDGRTIHGGWSRFRVLPQGLKVKEVEREDAGAYVCKATNGFGSLSVNYTLIVMDDTGPGRERLGHDGSSGGQEDAASKQWARPRFTQPSKMRRRVIARPVGSSVRLKCVASGHPRPDIMWMKDDQALTGLEAGEHGKKKWTLSLKNLRPEDSGKYTCRVSNRAGAINATYKVDVIQRTRSKPVLTGTHPVNTTVDFGGTTSFQCKVRSDVKPVIQWLKRVEYGAEGRYNSTIDVGGQKFVVLPTGDVWSRPDGSYLNKLLIARARQDDAGMYICLGANTMGYSFRSAFLTVLPGVCAAPRPGRATQRGPCPGRAS